ACATGCCTGAACTACGCTTCCTCAAAAGCGTCCTTTCCAACCCCGCACTCAGGGCAAACCCAGTCATCCGGTATGTCGGCAAAAGCCGTACCCGGAGGCACACCACCATCGGGATCGCCCTCAACCGGATCGTAGACATATCCGCACACGGTACACACCCACTTCTTCATCAGGGACACCCTCCTCTCCTCAAACGCACCAAGTGGCGGCAAGCAGATCGCCAACCGGTTCGATATGGCCTGAGGCTCGAGCCACATGCCTGGGCTATGGCCTTCCCCCCATGGTCAAGGCCATCAAGGCTTTCTGAACATGCAGTCGGTTTTCCGCTTCATCGTAGACTATCGACTGAGGGCCGTCAATCACCTCGTCAGTGACTTCATATCCTCTGTCCGCCGGGAGGGGATGCATATAGACTGCCGTCGTCTTGGCAAGGCTCATCATTTTCGAATCGCAGCGCCACGCTGGGTACTTAGCGATGAGGTCCAGGCCCTCCTGTTTGTCCTGTGTGTGAACTAGCGGCCCCCAGCTCTTGGGGATTACCACGTCGGCACCGCGGAAGGCGGCCTCCATGTCCTCGACGACCTCGAACTTCGCCCCCGCCATGGCGGCGTTCTCGCGCGCCTGCGCCAGGATCTCGGGCATCAGCCTGAACTCGGGTGGATGCGCGAGCGTGACGTCGATTCCGAACCTGGGCATCATCAGTATGAGGCTCTGTGGAACCGAGACCGGCCGCACATAGTTGGGAGCGTAGGTCCAAGATACCCCGAGCTTCAAACCTTTGGTGTTCCTGCCGAACTTCTCCCGGATGGTCATGTAGTCGGCCAGTATTTGGCACGGGTGATACAGGTCGCACTGCATGTTGTAGACTGGAACGCTTGCATGAGCCGCCACTGTCCTTATGTACCCGTTTCCCTCACCGTAGGCGCAATGGCGGATCGCGATCCCATGTCCGTACCTGGATAGGACTTTGGCTGTGTCTACCGGACCCTCGCCGTGGGAGATCTGGAGCCTCTGAGGGGTAAGATCGTGGGCATGGCCACCGAGTTGCGTAATGCCGGCCTCGAAGGAATTGCGGGTTCGAGTGGAATTGTCGAAGAAGATCATGAACAGCGTCTTGTCCTGGAGGATCCGGTGAGGCTCTCCCAGGGCGAACCGCCTCTTGAGGTCCGCCGCCACCTCGAATATCGACTCAAGTTCATCTAGGGTCCATTCTTGGGTAGTGATCATATGTTTTCCCCGAAGCAGACTCTGCATAAGCTCAGACCTCCTTGGAGTCACGTGCATGTATGGTTTCCACACACACCGTCTGTTTCCTCCCGCCCAGGCGAACATGGTGGCGCCCGGAGGTCGCTCAAGGTGCGTCTCCGGGCGTCATACAAGTACCAAGCAGCCCTGTAAGCCGAGTTCTGTCGAGGGTGATCATCTGTCTTGGGCACGCGTTGCCACGGGCCTCGTGCGACCTAACCCGAGGGAAGGACGGGCAGCCCTATATCCCTCCTATTTGGTCTTGCTCCGGGTGGGGTTTACCTAGCCATCCGGTCGCCCGGATGCTGGTGCGCTCTTACCGCACCGTTTCATCCT
The sequence above is a segment of the Bacillota bacterium genome. Coding sequences within it:
- a CDS encoding rubredoxin → MKKWVCTVCGYVYDPVEGDPDGGVPPGTAFADIPDDWVCPECGVGKDAFEEA
- a CDS encoding ornithine carbamoyltransferase yields the protein MQSLLRGKHMITTQEWTLDELESIFEVAADLKRRFALGEPHRILQDKTLFMIFFDNSTRTRNSFEAGITQLGGHAHDLTPQRLQISHGEGPVDTAKVLSRYGHGIAIRHCAYGEGNGYIRTVAAHASVPVYNMQCDLYHPCQILADYMTIREKFGRNTKGLKLGVSWTYAPNYVRPVSVPQSLILMMPRFGIDVTLAHPPEFRLMPEILAQARENAAMAGAKFEVVEDMEAAFRGADVVIPKSWGPLVHTQDKQEGLDLIAKYPAWRCDSKMMSLAKTTAVYMHPLPADRGYEVTDEVIDGPQSIVYDEAENRLHVQKALMALTMGGRP